The Lycium ferocissimum isolate CSIRO_LF1 chromosome 1, AGI_CSIRO_Lferr_CH_V1, whole genome shotgun sequence genome includes a region encoding these proteins:
- the LOC132030971 gene encoding uncharacterized protein LOC132030971 produces MKCLEIDTEITNKFLFIWCQDECTKIGDTFGKDKFGFTVKPAFFKELKKVWSIHTKYDVSNTLLVDDSPYKAFLNPAHTAIFPHSYQGNWSDTCLGKKLHYCLNTSAVCIRIYYIS; encoded by the exons ATGAAGTGCCTAGAAATTGATACTGAGATAACAAACAAATTTCTGTTTATTTGG TGTCAAGATGAGTGTACAAAAATAGGAGACACGTTTGGAAAAGACAAGTTTGGATTTACAGTCAAGCCTGCATTTTTCAAGGAATTGAAAAAAGTGTGGAGCATCCACACTAAGTATGACGTATCCAACACTTTGTTGGTCGACGACTCCCCTTATAAGGCATTCCTCAATCCA GCACATACTGCGATATTTCCTCATTCATACCAAGGAAACTGGAGCGATACTTGTCTAGGTAAGAAACTCCATTATTGTCTTAATACTTCAGCAGTTTGTATCCGAATTTATTACATATCATGA